The following coding sequences are from one Roseburia hominis A2-183 window:
- a CDS encoding DUF4366 domain-containing protein: MKHFRMLAAGLCSAVLLCGFAIPAYAYSDGGNEEPPVVEETPAPEPAPTITPGEGFSEDGNLVTRDLLYDAATNKQFITVETSGGNTFYIVIDYDKPVDEDGEQYHTYFLNMVDEADLLAALEAAGGELPACSCTEKCAPGAIHTDCEVCAVNMTECAGTAPEPAPVTEPAEEPEPEPQQKSNTGTLLLILAVAVLGSGAGWYFKIYRPKHEKAAVPEEDYSEELADYDDPEDDGPPWDEDDTESEDNE, from the coding sequence ATGAAACACTTTCGTATGTTGGCAGCGGGGCTTTGCTCCGCCGTTCTTTTATGCGGCTTTGCAATCCCGGCCTATGCCTATTCGGACGGCGGGAATGAGGAACCGCCTGTTGTGGAAGAAACTCCGGCCCCGGAGCCAGCGCCTACCATTACCCCGGGCGAGGGCTTTTCGGAGGATGGAAACCTTGTGACCCGCGATCTGCTCTACGATGCCGCAACCAACAAACAGTTCATCACGGTGGAAACCAGCGGCGGCAACACCTTTTACATTGTCATTGACTATGACAAGCCTGTGGACGAGGACGGCGAACAGTATCACACCTACTTTTTGAACATGGTGGATGAAGCCGATCTGCTGGCGGCACTGGAGGCCGCTGGCGGAGAACTTCCGGCCTGCTCCTGCACAGAAAAATGTGCGCCCGGAGCCATCCATACGGATTGCGAGGTCTGCGCGGTCAATATGACCGAGTGTGCTGGCACAGCTCCCGAACCCGCTCCGGTGACGGAACCTGCGGAGGAGCCGGAACCCGAGCCCCAGCAGAAAAGTAATACCGGGACGCTTCTGCTGATTTTGGCTGTGGCTGTTCTGGGCAGCGGTGCAGGCTGGTACTTCAAAATTTACCGCCCGAAGCATGAAAAAGCTGCTGTACCCGAAGAGGATTACAGCGAGGAACTGGCTGATTATGACGATCCCGAGGACGATGGGCCGCCTTGGGACGAGGACGATACCGAAAGCGAGGATAATGAATGA
- a CDS encoding DUF4315 family protein, whose protein sequence is MATTKSMKIQAEIDKVKAKISEQQARLKELEQKKLEAENSEIVDIVRGMSISLTELPLLFEKLKDGGTLGQSVPKSEEEKKEEN, encoded by the coding sequence ATGGCAACTACCAAAAGCATGAAAATTCAGGCCGAGATTGATAAGGTCAAGGCCAAAATCAGTGAACAGCAGGCCCGGCTCAAGGAGCTGGAGCAAAAAAAGCTGGAGGCGGAAAACAGCGAGATCGTGGACATTGTGCGCGGTATGAGCATTTCCCTTACGGAGCTCCCGCTGCTGTTTGAAAAGCTGAAGGACGGAGGTACTTTGGGACAAAGTGTCCCGAAGTCCGAAGAAGAAAAGAAGGAGGAAAACTGA